The Micromonospora krabiensis genome window below encodes:
- a CDS encoding ABC transporter ATP-binding protein: MPVPPPARATDGVAVAARGLSKRYGDGPSAVVALDGVDLDFAAGRFTAIMGPSGSGKSTLLHCLAGLDRLSAGTVRIGDADLGRLDDRRLTLLRRDRVGFVFQKFNLLPALTAEENIVLPLAIAGRRPDPGWLRQVVAAVGLTDRLRHRPAELSGGQQQRVAVARALVTRPWVVFADEPTGNLDSRSGAEVLRLLREAVNTLDQTVIMVTHDPVAAGHADRVVLLADGRFVRDLTAPTTERVLDALAGLDLVAAGGRDRAGTAPGR, encoded by the coding sequence GTGCCCGTTCCACCACCCGCCCGCGCCACCGACGGCGTCGCGGTCGCCGCCCGCGGCCTCAGCAAGCGCTACGGCGACGGCCCGTCCGCCGTCGTCGCTCTTGACGGCGTCGACCTGGACTTCGCCGCCGGCCGGTTCACCGCCATCATGGGCCCCTCCGGCTCCGGCAAGTCCACGCTGCTGCACTGCCTCGCCGGCCTCGACCGGCTCAGCGCCGGCACGGTCCGGATCGGTGACGCCGACCTCGGCCGGCTCGACGACCGGCGCCTCACGCTGCTGCGCCGGGACCGGGTCGGCTTCGTGTTCCAGAAGTTCAACCTGTTGCCGGCCCTGACGGCGGAGGAGAACATCGTGCTGCCGCTGGCGATCGCCGGGCGGCGGCCCGACCCCGGGTGGCTGCGCCAGGTGGTGGCCGCGGTGGGCCTCACCGACCGGCTGCGGCACCGGCCGGCTGAGCTCTCCGGCGGCCAGCAGCAGCGAGTGGCGGTCGCCCGCGCGCTCGTCACCCGACCCTGGGTGGTCTTCGCCGACGAGCCGACCGGCAACCTCGACTCCCGCTCCGGCGCCGAGGTGCTGCGGCTGCTCCGGGAGGCCGTGAACACCCTCGACCAGACCGTGATCATGGTGACGCACGACCCGGTGGCCGCCGGGCACGCCGACCGCGTGGTCCTGCTCGCCGACGGCCGCTTCGTCCGTGACCTCACCGCGCCGACCACCGAGCGGGTGCTCGACGCGCTCGCCGGCCTGGACCTCGTGGCGGCCGGTGGCCGCGACCGGGCCGGCACGGCCCCGGGGCGGTGA
- a CDS encoding response regulator, translating to MSVRVVIVDDQALVRAGFRMVLDSQPDLEVVGEAIDGADALRVLARVEADVVVMDIRMPTMDGVEATRRLCADRPAGPPRVLVLTTFDTEADAFAALQAGASGFLLKNVPPEDLLAAIRVVAQGDSVVAPSITRRLLDRFAGQFGPGPGEDPRLGQLTDREREILLLVAQGLSNAEIAARVHVAEATVKTHVGRILAKLQLRDRVQAVVLAYESGLVVPGG from the coding sequence GTGAGCGTACGGGTGGTGATCGTTGACGACCAGGCGCTGGTGCGCGCCGGGTTCCGGATGGTGCTGGACTCCCAGCCGGACCTGGAGGTGGTCGGCGAGGCGATCGACGGCGCGGACGCGCTGCGGGTGCTCGCCCGCGTCGAGGCCGACGTCGTCGTGATGGACATCCGGATGCCGACCATGGACGGGGTGGAGGCCACCCGCCGGCTCTGCGCCGACCGGCCCGCCGGGCCGCCCCGGGTGCTGGTGCTCACCACGTTCGACACCGAGGCGGACGCGTTCGCCGCGCTCCAGGCCGGGGCGAGCGGCTTCCTGCTCAAGAACGTGCCACCCGAGGACCTGCTCGCCGCGATCCGCGTGGTCGCCCAGGGCGACTCGGTGGTGGCCCCGTCCATCACCCGGCGGCTGCTCGACCGGTTCGCCGGCCAGTTCGGCCCCGGCCCCGGCGAGGACCCCCGGCTGGGCCAGCTCACCGACCGGGAGCGGGAGATCCTCCTGCTGGTGGCGCAGGGCCTCTCCAACGCGGAGATCGCCGCGCGGGTCCACGTCGCGGAGGCCACGGTGAAGACCCACGTGGGGCGGATCCTGGCCAAGCTCCAGCTCCGCGACCGGGTGCAGGCGGTGGTGCTGGCGTACGAGAGCGGGCTCGTCGTCCCCGGCGGCTGA
- a CDS encoding sensor histidine kinase — MTVNRTLFGRPLRGVGFDVLVSGMVVFFGVVGAVAQPGGWLATLVGVGMAVALLFRRSHPAAVAAVVGALALSQVIAGWGPLAFDVGVLVAVYSVVKYADRLRDGVLAGLAAAVGVVLAALQVDGAGPWWGSAIYFGLVTGAVWLVGLNVRTRRLYVLSLEDRAATLEREREAEARAAVAGERTRIARELHDVVAHSMAVMIVQADGARFMLDRDPETARQAVKVVADTGRQALEEMRRLVGVLRETTPPEPATEPGDATGGTAVSGDPEHRRLALTELPTLLDRFRAAGLNVRHAVTGTPPALPPGLELTVYRVVQEALTNALKHAGVGADVELTLEHTADAVVVRVVDDGHGRPVVRPAPSGGHGLVGMRERVGVYDGTLTAGPRLAGGWQVEVRLPLPSTAGATEVIAA, encoded by the coding sequence GTGACCGTGAACCGCACCCTCTTCGGGCGTCCCCTGCGTGGCGTCGGGTTCGACGTCCTCGTCTCGGGCATGGTCGTCTTCTTCGGCGTCGTCGGCGCGGTCGCCCAGCCGGGCGGCTGGCTGGCGACCCTGGTCGGGGTCGGTATGGCGGTGGCGCTGCTGTTCCGCCGGTCCCACCCCGCGGCCGTCGCTGCGGTCGTCGGGGCGCTCGCGCTGAGCCAGGTGATCGCCGGCTGGGGCCCCCTCGCCTTCGACGTCGGGGTGCTCGTCGCCGTCTACAGCGTCGTCAAGTACGCCGACCGGCTCCGCGACGGCGTCCTCGCCGGGCTCGCCGCCGCCGTCGGCGTGGTGCTCGCCGCGCTCCAGGTGGACGGTGCCGGCCCGTGGTGGGGCAGTGCCATCTATTTCGGGCTGGTCACCGGCGCGGTCTGGCTCGTCGGGCTGAACGTGCGTACCCGGCGGCTCTACGTGCTCAGCCTGGAGGACCGGGCCGCCACCCTGGAACGGGAGCGGGAGGCCGAGGCCCGTGCCGCCGTCGCGGGCGAGCGCACCCGGATCGCCCGGGAGCTGCACGACGTGGTGGCGCACAGCATGGCCGTCATGATCGTCCAGGCCGACGGTGCCCGGTTCATGCTCGACCGTGACCCGGAGACCGCCCGCCAGGCCGTGAAGGTCGTCGCCGACACCGGCCGTCAGGCGCTGGAGGAGATGCGCCGCCTGGTCGGCGTCCTGCGGGAGACGACCCCGCCGGAGCCGGCGACCGAGCCCGGGGACGCCACCGGCGGGACCGCCGTGAGCGGCGACCCGGAGCACCGCCGGCTGGCGCTGACCGAGCTGCCGACCCTGCTCGACCGCTTCCGGGCCGCCGGCCTGAACGTCCGGCACGCGGTCACCGGAACGCCGCCGGCGCTGCCGCCCGGCCTGGAGCTGACCGTCTACCGGGTCGTCCAGGAGGCGCTGACCAACGCGCTCAAGCACGCCGGCGTGGGCGCCGACGTCGAGCTGACCCTCGAACACACCGCCGACGCGGTGGTCGTCCGGGTGGTCGACGACGGGCACGGCCGCCCGGTGGTCCGGCCCGCCCCGTCCGGGGGCCACGGCCTGGTGGGCATGCGCGAGCGGGTCGGCGTGTACGACGGCACCCTCACCGCCGGCCCCCGGCTCGCCGGGGGATGGCAGGTCGAGGTGCGGCTGCCGCTACCGTCGACGGCCGGAGCGACGGAGGTGATCGCGGCGTGA
- a CDS encoding DUF305 domain-containing protein, producing MTSRRVRTLAIVTLAVVLPLGVVAVVRAGDDGGGTARPVAAPTASATASPVPTDATVIMPGRPGESATSRAAGEITDTGAVPHNYMDVWFVRMMIPHHAQALQMAELAPDRAADPDIRAIAARIRASQGPEMGFMRGWLQNRNLPAEVEGHDHGTMRGMQTPEALARLAAARGADFDRLFVQMMTAHHQGAIELATDLLTVGADQTLNEFANSVATEQTVEIGRMHELLAR from the coding sequence ATGACCAGCCGGCGCGTCCGGACCCTGGCGATCGTCACACTGGCGGTCGTCCTGCCGCTCGGGGTCGTGGCGGTGGTCCGCGCCGGCGACGACGGCGGCGGGACGGCCCGCCCGGTCGCCGCGCCCACCGCCTCCGCCACGGCCAGCCCGGTGCCGACCGACGCCACGGTCATCATGCCCGGCCGGCCCGGCGAGTCGGCCACCAGCCGCGCCGCCGGGGAGATCACCGACACCGGCGCAGTGCCGCACAACTACATGGACGTCTGGTTCGTGCGGATGATGATCCCGCACCACGCCCAGGCGTTGCAGATGGCCGAGCTGGCGCCCGACCGGGCTGCCGATCCGGACATCCGCGCGATCGCCGCCCGCATCCGCGCCAGCCAGGGCCCCGAGATGGGCTTCATGCGCGGCTGGCTCCAGAACCGCAACCTGCCGGCCGAGGTCGAGGGGCACGACCACGGCACCATGCGTGGCATGCAGACGCCGGAGGCGCTGGCGCGGCTCGCGGCGGCCCGCGGGGCCGACTTCGACCGGCTCTTCGTCCAGATGATGACCGCGCACCACCAGGGCGCGATCGAGCTGGCCACCGACCTGCTCACCGTCGGCGCCGACCAGACGCTCAACGAGTTCGCCAACTCGGTGGCCACCGAGCAGACCGTGGAGATCGGCCGGATGCACGAACTCCTCGCCCGCTGA
- a CDS encoding LVIVD repeat-containing protein yields MIRPPMPRLRQLRVVSLAAAGLLVASIVAAPPSSAQTAPQSAPSTTSTTNTIPGVDEIVSSPNLRQIANVPKVAPLDATNSDIAFQGKYAFAGNYNGFVIYDISRPSAPTVVSRVFCPGSQNDISVEGNLLFLSTDSSRSDDSCNSTAQGANVKESWEGMKIFDISNKANPRYIKSVETACGSHTHTLVPGKDRKNVYLYVSSYSPRAEFPDCQPPHDSISIIKVPLKKPTDAAVVATPNLFPDGGFPGSETGSATTGCHDITVYPSKDLAAGACMGDGILMDIRNREAPRVINRVRDTVNFAFWHSATFNNAGTKVIFTDELGGGGAATCNEAIGPDRGADAIYDITGRGDRRTMVFKSYYKIPRVNADTENCVAHNGSLIPVLGRDIMVQAWYQGGISVWDFTDSANPKEIAFWERGPLSADQFVGGGTWSAYYYNGHIYSNDMVKGLDVLKLTDWRTWTAELVRFKDLNVQTQGHYPGR; encoded by the coding sequence ATGATCAGACCCCCCATGCCACGGTTACGGCAGCTCCGCGTCGTGAGCCTCGCCGCGGCCGGCCTCCTCGTCGCCAGCATCGTGGCGGCGCCGCCCAGCAGCGCGCAGACCGCGCCGCAGTCGGCGCCGTCGACCACGAGCACGACGAACACCATCCCCGGCGTTGACGAGATCGTCAGCAGCCCCAACCTGCGCCAGATCGCGAACGTGCCGAAGGTGGCGCCGCTGGACGCGACGAACAGCGACATCGCCTTCCAGGGCAAGTACGCGTTCGCCGGCAACTACAACGGCTTCGTCATCTACGACATCTCGCGACCCAGCGCGCCCACGGTCGTCTCCCGGGTGTTCTGCCCGGGGTCGCAGAACGACATCTCCGTCGAGGGCAACCTGCTCTTCCTCTCCACCGACTCGTCCCGCAGCGACGACTCCTGCAACAGCACCGCGCAGGGGGCGAACGTCAAGGAGTCGTGGGAGGGGATGAAGATCTTCGACATCTCCAACAAGGCCAACCCGCGCTACATCAAGTCGGTGGAGACCGCCTGCGGCTCGCACACCCACACGCTGGTGCCCGGCAAGGACCGCAAGAACGTCTACCTGTACGTCTCGTCGTACAGCCCGCGGGCCGAGTTCCCGGACTGCCAGCCGCCGCACGACTCCATCTCCATCATCAAGGTCCCGCTGAAGAAGCCGACCGACGCGGCCGTGGTGGCCACGCCGAACCTCTTCCCGGACGGTGGCTTCCCGGGCAGCGAGACCGGCTCGGCGACGACGGGGTGCCACGACATCACCGTCTACCCGAGCAAGGACCTGGCCGCCGGTGCCTGCATGGGTGACGGCATCCTGATGGACATCCGCAACCGTGAGGCGCCGCGGGTGATCAACCGGGTCCGGGACACGGTGAACTTCGCGTTCTGGCACTCGGCCACGTTCAACAACGCCGGCACCAAGGTGATCTTCACCGACGAGCTGGGCGGCGGCGGCGCGGCCACCTGCAACGAGGCCATCGGACCGGACCGGGGCGCGGACGCCATCTACGACATCACCGGTCGCGGTGACCGCCGGACGATGGTGTTCAAGAGCTACTACAAGATCCCGCGCGTCAACGCCGACACCGAGAACTGCGTGGCCCACAACGGCTCGCTGATCCCGGTGCTCGGGCGGGACATCATGGTCCAGGCGTGGTACCAGGGCGGCATCTCGGTCTGGGACTTCACCGACTCGGCCAACCCGAAGGAGATCGCCTTCTGGGAGCGCGGCCCGCTCTCGGCCGACCAGTTCGTCGGCGGTGGCACGTGGTCCGCGTACTACTACAACGGCCACATCTACTCCAACGACATGGTCAAGGGCCTGGACGTCCTGAAGCTGACGGACTGGCGCACCTGGACGGCGGAGCTGGTCCGGTTCAAGGACCTCAACGTGCAGACCCAGGGTCACTACCCGGGCCGGTAG
- a CDS encoding linear amide C-N hydrolase: MRRTLPAATVALLLALTACSPSRSTPPGAQGGPTGTPTASRQDAAQVDETLGSLRRVDDLPLYEMTYVGRYDATTGTDASPATPFGCSLFVAAGDRSRPLFARNFDWDANPAMVLRTDPPDGYASISLVDLSYLGVGADPAGDRRLLNAPLLPFDGMNERGLAVGLAADDGARADRDPGKPTVGSVRILRLVLDRAATVDQAVAVFAAHNLDFDGGPPLHYLVGDATGASAVVEFVDGEMRVERGRGAWQALTNVPVAGIPEERRREDRRYGLIARAMTESGGVADAAAAHRVLTAVRQAHTRWSVTYGLRSGEVTLVTAMGGGERRYRLPMS; the protein is encoded by the coding sequence ATGCGGAGGACTCTGCCGGCCGCCACCGTGGCCCTGTTGCTCGCCCTGACCGCCTGCTCGCCGTCCCGCTCGACCCCACCCGGGGCGCAGGGCGGCCCCACCGGCACGCCGACCGCCTCCCGGCAGGACGCGGCGCAGGTCGACGAGACCCTGGGCAGCCTGCGCCGGGTCGACGACCTGCCGCTCTACGAGATGACCTACGTGGGGCGCTACGACGCCACCACGGGCACGGACGCCAGCCCGGCGACGCCGTTCGGGTGTTCGTTGTTCGTCGCCGCCGGCGATCGGAGCCGGCCGCTGTTCGCCCGCAACTTCGACTGGGACGCCAACCCGGCGATGGTGCTGCGCACCGACCCGCCCGACGGCTACGCGTCGATCTCGCTGGTCGACCTGTCGTACCTCGGGGTCGGCGCCGACCCGGCGGGGGACCGGCGGCTGCTCAACGCGCCGCTGCTGCCCTTCGACGGGATGAACGAGCGTGGCCTGGCGGTGGGCCTCGCCGCCGACGACGGGGCCCGCGCCGACCGTGACCCGGGCAAGCCCACCGTCGGTTCGGTGCGGATCCTGCGTCTCGTGCTCGACCGGGCGGCGACCGTGGACCAGGCGGTGGCCGTCTTCGCCGCGCACAACCTCGACTTCGACGGTGGCCCGCCGCTGCACTACCTGGTGGGCGACGCGACCGGCGCGTCCGCCGTGGTGGAGTTCGTCGACGGCGAGATGCGGGTCGAGCGGGGGCGGGGTGCCTGGCAGGCGCTGACCAACGTGCCGGTGGCGGGGATCCCGGAGGAGCGGCGCCGCGAGGACCGCCGGTACGGGCTGATCGCCCGCGCCATGACCGAGTCCGGCGGGGTGGCCGACGCCGCCGCCGCGCACCGGGTCCTCACCGCCGTCCGGCAGGCGCACACCCGCTGGTCGGTGACGTACGGGCTGCGCAGCGGCGAGGTGACCCTGGTGACCGCGATGGGTGGGGGCGAGCGGCGCTACCGCCTGCCGATGAGCTGA
- a CDS encoding ArsB/NhaD family transporter, translating to MTLAAPARPTPTGRRRRPHPLDVVAVVLALVGVGCVLGGLLPRADAGATLHRILPLLLFLGTVVVLAELTAVAGVFDLLGTRLAIAARGSWVRLFLLCMGFAAVTTVTLNLDTTAVLLTPVVLALAGNLGVAPAPLAVTTVWLANTASLLLPVSNLTNLLAADRLGLDPLAFAARMWLPQLAALVVTGLVLWFGWWRRYRPPGGRFSPPPRQRPADPVLYRTALAACLVFVGGVLAEVEIGIVSSVAAALVLAGFAVRSPRTLGLHLVPWRLLVFVTGLFLVVQTLGRWGLDHLVAALLGHGDGTAGLLRAGGTGALLANAVNNLPAYLAGESVLPPDAAPRLLALLIGTNAGPLAVPWASLATLLWFERCRSAGVAVPVRRFLLTGGLLAATATAAAVGALALTT from the coding sequence GTGACCCTCGCCGCCCCGGCACGCCCCACCCCGACCGGCCGTCGGCGCCGCCCCCACCCGCTGGACGTGGTGGCCGTCGTCCTCGCCCTGGTCGGGGTCGGCTGCGTGCTGGGTGGGCTGCTGCCCCGCGCCGACGCCGGCGCGACCCTGCACCGGATCCTGCCGCTGCTGCTGTTTCTCGGCACGGTGGTGGTGCTGGCGGAGCTGACCGCGGTCGCCGGGGTCTTCGACCTGCTCGGCACCCGCCTGGCCATCGCCGCCCGGGGCAGTTGGGTACGGCTCTTCCTGCTCTGCATGGGCTTCGCGGCGGTGACCACCGTCACGCTGAACCTGGACACCACGGCGGTGCTGCTCACCCCGGTCGTGCTGGCCCTGGCCGGCAACCTCGGCGTCGCCCCGGCCCCGCTGGCCGTGACGACCGTCTGGCTGGCCAACACGGCCAGCCTGCTGCTGCCGGTGTCCAACCTGACGAACCTGCTCGCCGCCGACCGCCTCGGCCTCGACCCACTGGCCTTCGCCGCCCGGATGTGGCTGCCGCAGCTCGCCGCGCTCGTGGTCACCGGTTTGGTGCTCTGGTTCGGATGGTGGCGCCGCTACCGGCCGCCGGGTGGGCGCTTCTCGCCACCGCCCCGGCAGCGGCCCGCCGACCCGGTGCTGTACCGGACCGCCCTCGCCGCCTGCCTGGTCTTCGTCGGCGGGGTGCTGGCCGAGGTGGAGATCGGGATCGTGTCGAGCGTGGCCGCCGCCCTGGTGCTGGCCGGCTTCGCCGTCCGCTCCCCCCGCACCCTGGGCCTGCACCTGGTGCCCTGGCGGTTGCTGGTCTTCGTCACCGGCCTCTTCCTCGTGGTGCAGACCCTCGGCCGGTGGGGCCTGGACCACCTGGTCGCCGCACTCCTCGGCCACGGCGACGGGACGGCCGGACTGCTGCGGGCGGGCGGCACCGGTGCGCTGCTCGCCAACGCGGTGAACAACCTGCCCGCGTACCTCGCGGGCGAGTCGGTCCTGCCGCCCGACGCCGCGCCGCGCCTGCTGGCGCTGCTGATCGGCACGAACGCCGGCCCGCTGGCCGTGCCGTGGGCGTCGCTGGCGACCCTGCTGTGGTTCGAGCGGTGCCGCAGCGCCGGGGTCGCCGTGCCGGTACGCCGGTTCCTGCTGACCGGTGGCCTGCTCGCGGCCACCGCGACCGCCGCCGCGGTCGGCGCGCTGGCCCTCACCACCTGA
- a CDS encoding asparagine synthetase B family protein — protein MCGIAVSVGPEADPAVFRRMLAVLAPRGEVTEVRYETGLLVGTRRLRVVDRDRAVQPWTSADERWLLCYNGEVFNHRELRAELLRHGHTFRTDGDTEVVLAAFERWGEDAVGRLRGEYAFVVVERATGRVYLARDPLGVKPLYWTRKPGCLHLASEVKALVGYGAPIGEVPPGHHGWADADGHLRLRPHVDLLALGDGPPPIDDPDEAALLVRAAVRDSIRARVDTDLTVGVVLSGGLDSSIVLRHVRETHPDCVAVTVGVPDSPDVAYARRLAADLGVPHEVVELRPRDIRLADIREAIRLSELTEYGDIINAVVSVPLFRRLRQLGVKVALTGDGSDELFGGYPMYHEVGPAASRRLFLHKISNLGRTELQRVDRTSMGHGVETRVPFLDLSVVELAMRLALSLKMRDGQEKWILRRAFADVLPDYVRRRPKNPMSYSSGLHERARLYKPFFARLHRSFGYHLLDPVRRDFDTVLTRCGNDLDRAIAQGQARPDYTVLEHARDLVGAAKWNAAPMVRRLVGPRRTRGDEAPLPG, from the coding sequence ATGTGTGGCATCGCCGTCAGCGTCGGCCCCGAGGCGGACCCGGCCGTCTTCCGCCGGATGCTCGCCGTTCTCGCGCCGCGCGGGGAGGTCACCGAGGTCCGCTACGAGACCGGCCTGCTCGTCGGCACCCGCCGGCTGCGCGTGGTCGACCGGGACCGCGCAGTGCAGCCGTGGACGTCGGCCGACGAGCGGTGGCTGCTCTGCTACAACGGCGAAGTTTTCAACCACCGCGAGCTGCGCGCCGAACTGCTCCGGCACGGCCACACCTTCCGCACCGACGGGGACACCGAGGTGGTGCTGGCCGCGTTCGAACGCTGGGGTGAGGACGCGGTCGGCCGGCTGCGCGGCGAGTACGCGTTCGTCGTGGTCGAGCGGGCCACCGGCCGCGTCTACCTGGCCCGCGACCCGCTCGGGGTGAAGCCGCTCTACTGGACCCGCAAGCCGGGCTGCCTGCACCTCGCCTCCGAGGTGAAGGCGCTGGTCGGATATGGGGCGCCGATCGGCGAGGTGCCACCCGGGCACCACGGCTGGGCGGACGCCGACGGTCACCTCCGGCTACGCCCGCACGTGGACCTGCTCGCCCTCGGCGACGGGCCGCCCCCGATCGACGACCCGGACGAGGCCGCCCTGCTCGTCCGTGCGGCGGTGCGGGACAGCATCCGGGCCCGGGTCGACACCGACCTCACCGTGGGGGTGGTGCTCTCCGGCGGGCTGGACAGCTCGATCGTCCTGCGGCACGTCCGGGAGACGCACCCGGACTGCGTGGCGGTGACCGTCGGCGTGCCGGACAGCCCGGACGTCGCGTACGCCCGGCGGCTCGCGGCCGACCTGGGCGTGCCGCACGAGGTGGTCGAGCTGCGCCCGCGTGACATCCGGCTCGCCGACATCCGCGAGGCGATCCGGCTCTCCGAGCTCACCGAGTACGGCGACATCATCAACGCGGTGGTCTCCGTACCGCTGTTCCGCCGGCTGCGGCAGCTGGGCGTGAAGGTGGCGCTCACCGGCGACGGGTCGGACGAGCTGTTCGGCGGCTACCCCATGTACCACGAGGTGGGGCCGGCGGCCTCCCGGCGGCTGTTCCTGCACAAGATCAGCAACCTGGGCCGGACCGAGCTGCAACGCGTCGACCGCACCAGCATGGGACACGGCGTGGAGACCCGTGTCCCCTTCCTCGACCTGAGCGTGGTCGAGCTGGCCATGCGCCTGGCGCTGTCGCTGAAGATGCGCGACGGGCAGGAGAAATGGATCCTCCGCCGGGCGTTCGCCGACGTGCTGCCCGACTACGTGCGCCGCCGGCCGAAGAACCCCATGTCGTACTCGTCCGGCCTGCACGAGCGGGCCCGACTCTACAAGCCGTTCTTCGCCCGCCTGCACCGCTCGTTCGGTTACCACCTGCTCGACCCCGTACGCCGGGACTTCGACACGGTGCTGACCCGGTGCGGCAACGACCTGGACCGGGCGATCGCCCAGGGCCAGGCCCGGCCGGACTACACCGTGCTGGAGCACGCCCGGGACCTGGTGGGCGCGGCCAAGTGGAACGCCGCGCCGATGGTCCGCCGGCTGGTCGGCCCGCGCCGCACGCGCGGCGACGAGGCCCCACTGCCCGGCTGA
- a CDS encoding isocitrate lyase/PEP mutase family protein, whose amino-acid sequence MSDPYAAFRVLHHGDRPLLLPNAWDHASAAALAARGYPAIGTTSLGVAAAAGLPDGGAATRSETLELARRLRGLPALLTVDVEAGFSDDPAEVAALATELAGLGVVGINLEDGRADGTLASTTSAAAKVAAVKDAVPRLFVNARTDAWWLGVADPLPQALERAAAYRAAGADGFFAPGVPDADTVGVLVREVEAPLNVLHRPGGPTVAELARIGVARISTGSLLFRAALGAALATMDDLRVAGGAASAVRAGGGDEPPSYAEVQRLSAPH is encoded by the coding sequence ATGAGCGACCCGTACGCCGCGTTCCGCGTCCTGCACCACGGCGACCGGCCGTTGCTGCTGCCGAACGCCTGGGACCACGCCTCGGCGGCCGCCCTCGCCGCCCGGGGTTACCCGGCGATCGGCACCACCAGCCTCGGCGTGGCCGCCGCGGCGGGCCTGCCCGACGGCGGCGCGGCCACCCGTTCGGAGACGCTGGAGCTGGCCCGGCGGCTGCGCGGGCTGCCGGCGCTGCTGACCGTGGACGTCGAGGCGGGCTTCAGCGACGACCCGGCCGAGGTTGCCGCCCTCGCCACCGAGTTGGCGGGGCTCGGGGTCGTCGGCATCAACCTGGAGGACGGGCGGGCCGACGGGACCCTCGCCTCGACCACGTCGGCGGCCGCCAAGGTGGCGGCGGTCAAGGACGCCGTGCCCCGGCTGTTCGTCAACGCCCGCACCGACGCCTGGTGGCTGGGCGTGGCCGATCCGCTGCCGCAGGCGCTGGAGCGGGCCGCGGCCTACCGGGCCGCCGGGGCGGACGGGTTCTTCGCGCCCGGCGTCCCCGACGCCGACACCGTCGGCGTCCTCGTCCGGGAGGTGGAGGCGCCGCTGAACGTGCTCCACCGGCCCGGTGGTCCCACCGTCGCCGAGCTGGCCCGTATCGGGGTCGCCCGGATCAGCACCGGGTCCCTGCTGTTCCGCGCCGCGCTCGGCGCGGCGCTGGCCACGATGGACGACCTGCGGGTCGCCGGGGGCGCCGCGTCCGCCGTCCGCGCCGGTGGCGGGGACGAACCGCCGTCGTACGCGGAGGTGCAGCGGCTCAGCGCTCCCCACTGA
- a CDS encoding cytochrome P450 — protein MTLTWPVLAPAPDTPPSGPPRPHPDTGYTLTRFADVRAALAAPSCRVPVAEPGPPGTLAGLRGAVSRFSAPAQHPSRRAVGVAALAALDPDALRGHAARLTVATLDAADDRVDVVGALARRVPVRVLAERLGFADPDAVVPAVAAVAAAYHPGAEPAAVRPADRAVAALTALAPPEPFEMVANRIGLLVQACDATAGLICAGARHLLPPSAPSVGAGDSAELLAEVLRLDPPVRGTRRITTDAVRLGGVDLPAGTPLLLRFDAANRDPAVFAEPDVFRPGRTVPALTFGAGPRGCPGQRHALALAAGVLDVLRDRCRCASGPVRYEPHPLLRVPTRLEVVPR, from the coding sequence GTGACCCTGACCTGGCCCGTCCTCGCCCCCGCCCCCGACACGCCACCGTCCGGCCCACCCCGCCCGCACCCCGACACCGGTTACACCCTCACCCGCTTCGCCGACGTGCGCGCCGCGCTCGCGGCGCCGTCCTGCCGGGTTCCCGTCGCCGAGCCCGGGCCGCCCGGCACGCTGGCCGGGCTGCGCGGCGCGGTCAGCCGGTTCAGTGCCCCGGCGCAGCACCCGTCCCGACGGGCGGTGGGCGTCGCGGCGCTGGCCGCGCTCGACCCGGACGCCCTGCGCGGGCACGCCGCACGGCTCACCGTCGCCACCCTGGACGCCGCCGACGATCGCGTGGACGTGGTGGGCGCGCTCGCCCGGCGCGTACCGGTGCGGGTGCTGGCCGAGCGACTCGGCTTCGCGGACCCGGACGCCGTCGTGCCGGCGGTGGCCGCCGTCGCCGCCGCGTACCACCCGGGGGCCGAGCCGGCGGCGGTCCGGCCGGCGGACCGGGCGGTCGCCGCCCTGACGGCGCTGGCCCCGCCGGAGCCGTTCGAGATGGTGGCCAACCGCATCGGATTGCTGGTCCAGGCGTGCGACGCGACGGCCGGGCTGATCTGCGCCGGTGCCCGGCACCTGCTGCCCCCGTCCGCGCCGTCCGTCGGCGCGGGGGACTCGGCCGAACTGCTCGCCGAGGTGCTCCGGCTGGATCCGCCGGTCCGGGGCACCCGGCGGATCACCACGGACGCCGTCCGGCTCGGCGGCGTCGACCTGCCGGCCGGTACGCCGCTGCTGCTGCGGTTCGACGCGGCCAACCGGGATCCGGCGGTCTTCGCGGAGCCGGACGTGTTCCGGCCCGGCCGGACGGTGCCGGCGCTGACCTTCGGGGCCGGGCCGCGCGGCTGCCCCGGCCAGCGGCACGCCCTGGCGCTGGCGGCCGGGGTGCTGGACGTGCTCCGCGACCGGTGTCGGTGCGCCTCGGGGCCGGTGCGGTACGAACCGCACCCGCTGCTGCGGGTGCCGACCCGGCTCGAGGTGGTGCCGCGATGA